A stretch of the Planktothrix sp. FACHB-1365 genome encodes the following:
- a CDS encoding ATP-dependent Clp protease proteolytic subunit, whose amino-acid sequence MREPIQAVQSAYSYTDSPIRTPPPDLESLLLKERIVYLGLPLYSSDDIKRQVGIDVTELIIAQLLYLQFDDPEKPIYFYINSTGTSWYGGDAIGFETEAFAICDTLGYIKPPVHTICIGQAMGTAAMILAAGTKGYRASLPHATIVLNQAKSGARGQATDIQIRAKEVLDNKRTMLEILSKSTGQSVEKISKDTDRMFYLTPDEAKEYGLIDRVLKSRKELPSLVATV is encoded by the coding sequence ATGAGAGAACCCATTCAAGCTGTGCAATCGGCATATTCTTACACCGATAGCCCGATTCGGACTCCCCCGCCAGATTTGGAATCCCTTCTATTGAAGGAAAGGATTGTCTATCTGGGACTTCCCCTGTATTCGTCCGATGACATCAAACGTCAAGTGGGGATTGATGTTACTGAACTGATTATCGCTCAACTGCTTTACTTACAGTTTGACGATCCAGAGAAACCCATCTATTTCTACATCAACTCAACGGGAACTTCCTGGTATGGAGGAGATGCAATTGGGTTTGAAACCGAAGCCTTTGCCATTTGCGATACCCTGGGCTATATTAAACCTCCGGTTCATACCATTTGTATTGGTCAAGCCATGGGAACTGCTGCCATGATTTTAGCAGCCGGAACCAAAGGATATCGGGCGAGTTTACCCCATGCCACCATTGTTTTAAATCAAGCTAAAAGTGGGGCGAGAGGTCAAGCAACGGATATCCAAATTCGGGCGAAAGAAGTTCTTGATAATAAAAGAACAATGTTAGAAATTTTGTCAAAAAGTACCGGACAATCGGTGGAAAAAATTTCTAAAGATACGGATCGGATGTTCTATTTGACACCCGATGAAGCCAAGGAATATGGTTTAATTGACCGGGTGTTAAAAAGTCGGAAAGAATTGCCTTCATTGGTGGCAACGGTTTAA
- a CDS encoding ATP-dependent Clp protease proteolytic subunit — protein MPIGIPSVPYRLPGSQYERWIDIYTRLGVERILFLGQEVTDGLANRIVAQMLYLDAEDSNKPIYLYINSPGGSVTAGMAIYDTMQYIKADVITICVGLAASMGAFLLAAGSPGKRLALPHARIMIHQPLGGARGQATDIEIEAKEILRIRSLLNDILASRTGQTLEKIQKDTDRDYFLSAQEAKDYGLIDQVIEERVPVALTAG, from the coding sequence ATGCCTATTGGGATTCCGAGTGTTCCTTATCGTCTTCCAGGTAGTCAATACGAAAGATGGATTGATATTTATACCCGTTTGGGTGTAGAACGGATTTTATTTTTAGGTCAAGAAGTCACCGATGGGTTAGCCAATCGCATTGTCGCCCAAATGCTGTATTTAGATGCGGAAGATTCTAATAAACCCATTTATTTGTATATCAATTCTCCCGGAGGATCGGTAACAGCAGGGATGGCAATTTACGATACCATGCAATACATTAAAGCCGATGTGATTACCATTTGTGTGGGTTTAGCGGCTTCAATGGGAGCATTTTTATTAGCCGCAGGAAGCCCTGGAAAACGTTTGGCTTTACCTCATGCTCGGATTATGATTCACCAACCTTTAGGAGGGGCAAGGGGTCAAGCAACGGATATCGAAATTGAAGCAAAAGAAATTTTGAGAATCCGCAGCTTGTTGAATGATATTTTAGCCAGTCGTACCGGGCAAACGTTGGAAAAAATTCAAAAAGATACGGATCGAGATTATTTTCTCTCGGCCCAAGAAGCCAAGGATTATGGTTTAATTGACCAAGTGATTGAAGAACGGGTTCCCGTGGCATTAACCGCAGGTTAA
- a CDS encoding RNA methyltransferase, whose protein sequence is MLTSLQNPLVKQIRKLHQAKGRKEQQLFLLEGTHLVEEASAAGHPLTTVCYTSLWQDRHQPLWDSLRQETPRFELVSPEVLEAMATTVHPDGVIALAPRLESKPQALQGLGIALETLQDPGNLGTIIRTATAAGVDGLWLSADSVDLDHPKVLRASAGAWFRLNKTVSFNLADDIIRFQQQGLQIVATVPQASLSYWQLDFTQPTLMVFGNEGGGLSPELQALADHQVQIPLQRGVESLNVGICVALMLYEAQRQRTGV, encoded by the coding sequence ATGTTAACGAGTCTGCAAAATCCATTAGTGAAGCAAATTCGCAAACTTCACCAAGCGAAGGGACGCAAAGAACAACAGTTATTTTTATTAGAAGGAACCCACTTAGTCGAAGAAGCTTCTGCTGCGGGCCATCCCTTAACCACAGTTTGTTATACTTCACTGTGGCAAGATCGTCACCAACCGTTATGGGATAGTTTACGCCAAGAAACTCCCCGGTTTGAATTGGTTAGTCCAGAGGTACTCGAAGCAATGGCGACAACGGTTCATCCTGATGGCGTAATTGCCTTAGCCCCTCGCCTGGAGTCAAAACCCCAAGCACTTCAGGGTTTAGGAATTGCCTTAGAAACGTTACAAGATCCGGGTAACTTAGGAACTATTATTCGCACCGCAACCGCCGCCGGAGTAGATGGGTTGTGGCTGAGTGCTGATAGTGTCGATTTAGATCATCCCAAAGTGTTAAGAGCCTCTGCGGGAGCTTGGTTTCGTTTAAATAAAACAGTAAGCTTTAATTTAGCCGACGATATTATCCGGTTTCAGCAACAAGGATTACAAATTGTAGCGACAGTTCCCCAAGCCTCCCTATCCTATTGGCAATTAGATTTTACCCAACCCACGTTGATGGTCTTTGGGAATGAAGGGGGTGGACTTTCTCCTGAGCTTCAGGCTTTAGCGGATCATCAAGTTCAAATTCCCTTACAGCGAGGGGTAGAGTCTCTGAATGTTGGCATTTGTGTGGCCCTGATGCTCTATGAAGCTCAACGCCAACGAACCGGGGTGTGA
- a CDS encoding bifunctional diguanylate cyclase/phosphodiesterase → MIHKQPDIYSGNILIIDDNPENLRLLSKMLIRRGYDVRQALNGIIALRAIEIQAPDLVLLDIMMPQMDGYEVCKSIKANPKTTEIPVIFLSALDEVQNKLKGFAVGAADYITKPFQFDEVLVRVQNQLSLQFARKKIVELNTELENRVKERTQQLEEVHAQLLKKALYDELTTLPNRVLFIQRLEVALKELQADPNCQFAVLFLDCDRFKVINDSLGHSVGDQLLIAIAQRLESAFPDVDILARFGGDEFAILLTHLTDPETAIKMAETIIDILAQPFSILTYPIYINASIGVAYSQRDYTRPEQILRDVDTAMYRAKYRGTSCYQIFDPSMYQNALSFLQLDTDLRTAIKEQQLAVKYQPIIALKTGKIVGFEALVCWHHPQQGLIPPAKFLPVAEETGLIIEIGNWILRQATEQIHDLQQQFQEIPLTISINLTPRQFTQSNLISQLDEILQETRLNSRSLKLEIKESAIMDNLKTAQIILNQLRQREIQLSLDDFGTGYSSLSYLHSFPVDTLKIDRSFIQGLDEIPQRLGLVPVIINIAQKMGMNVIAEGIETAQQLAKLRQLNCDFGQGYFFSEALTPEQAVNLLRSSPQW, encoded by the coding sequence ATGATTCACAAACAACCTGATATTTATAGCGGCAATATTCTGATCATTGATGATAATCCTGAAAACTTACGATTATTATCAAAGATGCTGATTCGGCGTGGGTATGACGTGCGCCAAGCTTTGAATGGCATCATCGCATTAAGAGCGATTGAAATTCAAGCTCCTGATTTAGTTTTATTAGATATTATGATGCCTCAAATGGATGGGTATGAGGTTTGTAAGTCGATTAAAGCAAATCCTAAAACCACTGAAATTCCGGTGATCTTTTTAAGTGCTTTAGATGAAGTTCAGAATAAACTTAAAGGGTTTGCTGTTGGGGCAGCAGATTATATTACTAAACCGTTTCAATTTGATGAAGTTTTAGTACGGGTACAAAATCAACTGTCGTTACAATTTGCTCGGAAAAAAATTGTAGAATTAAATACAGAATTAGAAAACCGGGTTAAGGAACGCACCCAACAACTAGAAGAGGTTCATGCTCAACTGCTTAAAAAAGCCTTGTATGATGAGTTGACGACCTTACCCAATCGAGTTTTATTTATTCAACGTTTAGAAGTCGCCCTGAAGGAGTTACAAGCTGATCCCAATTGTCAATTTGCCGTTTTATTTTTAGATTGCGATCGCTTTAAAGTGATTAATGATTCTTTGGGTCATTCCGTTGGGGATCAATTATTAATTGCCATAGCCCAACGATTAGAATCGGCGTTTCCTGATGTGGATATTTTGGCTCGATTTGGGGGAGATGAATTTGCCATTTTATTAACCCATTTAACTGACCCTGAAACCGCGATTAAAATGGCAGAAACCATTATTGATATTTTAGCTCAACCCTTTTCTATTTTAACTTATCCGATTTATATTAATGCCAGTATTGGAGTTGCCTATAGTCAACGGGACTATACCCGACCGGAACAAATTTTACGCGATGTGGATACGGCCATGTATCGTGCAAAATACCGGGGAACTTCTTGTTATCAAATATTTGATCCTTCTATGTACCAAAATGCCTTATCTTTTTTACAACTTGATACCGATTTACGCACGGCGATTAAAGAACAACAATTAGCCGTTAAGTATCAACCGATTATTGCTTTAAAAACAGGTAAAATTGTCGGATTTGAAGCCTTAGTCTGTTGGCATCATCCTCAACAGGGTTTAATTCCTCCCGCTAAGTTTCTTCCCGTGGCAGAAGAAACTGGTTTAATTATAGAAATTGGCAATTGGATTTTACGACAAGCGACAGAACAAATCCATGATTTGCAACAACAATTTCAGGAAATTCCGTTAACCATTAGTATTAATCTCACCCCGCGACAATTTACCCAAAGTAATTTAATTAGTCAACTGGATGAAATTCTTCAAGAAACTCGTCTGAATTCTCGATCTTTAAAATTAGAAATTAAAGAAAGTGCCATTATGGATAATTTGAAAACAGCACAGATTATTTTAAATCAGTTACGACAACGAGAAATTCAACTGAGTTTAGATGATTTTGGAACCGGATATTCTTCCTTGAGTTATCTCCATTCTTTTCCTGTAGATACCTTAAAAATTGATCGATCCTTTATTCAAGGATTAGATGAAATCCCGCAAAGATTAGGCTTAGTTCCGGTGATTATTAATATTGCTCAAAAGATGGGAATGAATGTAATTGCAGAAGGCATCGAAACAGCCCAGCAATTAGCAAAATTAAGGCAATTAAATTGTGATTTTGGTCAAGGGTATTTTTTCTCAGAAGCGTTAACACCTGAACAAGCAGTTAATTTACTGCGATCTTCCCCGCAATGGTAG
- a CDS encoding J domain-containing protein — MDATDYYRQLGLRFGASLEAVKSSYRKLARQYHPDVNPGNEAAREKFMAITEAYKFLLTVAKPEAELEPVTASTKPGGSQSGFSHYQAPKVTIKPKSPPIQFNVELTKEEQKIKQNSYLELQNLLKNKRFPRAIALIEGLAQRIPNDPEIRQWQAISYQRWGRQLILEKQVEKARNYLKKALKTDPHNRALWAEVERDFRQLEKIY, encoded by the coding sequence ATGGATGCAACAGATTACTATCGACAATTAGGATTAAGATTCGGCGCTAGTTTAGAGGCGGTGAAATCGTCTTATCGGAAGTTAGCCAGACAATATCATCCTGATGTGAATCCGGGAAATGAAGCTGCTAGAGAAAAGTTTATGGCGATCACAGAAGCCTATAAATTTTTGTTAACCGTAGCCAAACCGGAAGCAGAATTAGAACCTGTAACGGCTTCAACTAAACCCGGAGGATCTCAGTCGGGATTTTCTCACTATCAAGCTCCAAAAGTTACAATTAAACCTAAAAGTCCACCGATTCAATTTAATGTTGAATTAACCAAAGAAGAACAAAAAATTAAACAAAATTCCTATTTAGAGTTACAAAATTTATTAAAAAATAAGCGTTTTCCCCGTGCGATCGCTTTAATTGAAGGGTTAGCCCAACGGATTCCGAATGACCCTGAAATTCGCCAATGGCAAGCGATTTCCTATCAACGTTGGGGGCGACAATTGATTTTAGAAAAGCAGGTGGAAAAGGCTAGAAATTATTTAAAGAAAGCATTAAAAACCGATCCCCATAATCGAGCCTTATGGGCGGAAGTTGAACGAGATTTTAGGCAGTTGGAAAAGATTTATTAG
- a CDS encoding response regulator produces the protein MKAEYQAVNILIIDDSPINLKYLGKLLSLQGYQVQLANSGELGLKVARETLPDVIILDIMMPGLDGYEVCQRLKVDLTTQHIPVIFVSVIEEVSEKVKAFQIGAADYLTKPLQKDEILARIHHQLTIQSLHRQLKAQNLQLRAEITTRQQLEEKFTKAFFNSPNPITLITYDEGYFLDVNPSFLKTFGYEEFEVIGQTAIELNLWVNPEDESQLKQYLQQGNSIHNQMIQQRTKGGQIKTLLLSAELIALEEKICILSIINDITEQELAQQDRQEAEEALRKSEKKYRNLVETSQDIIWSANLKGCYTFVNPAVKTILEYEPEEVMGRLFSHFVPLTQVSYVQKVFQPVLAGQALVRHHLINVSKSGKWVHLLVNAFPVYNAQGDVIGITGTASDITEQKTTERALQMIVEGTASKTGQEFFRSCVYYLAEVLQVRYVGVFKLLKTAPPQLANLAFWDGEKWSDRLLYDLIGTPCEQVIKMAQSCHFSENVQILFPDDRDLTELQAQSYWGIPLFNSDHDIIGILIVIDIHNKQLNVSQESILKIFADRAGAELERQLAEELLEYRSRMDHLLSHISRLFINETLENTIRSTLQEIAQFLQCDWTFIFNCNSPHAPWNITAQWWLNEPQNGTHSNPVLSVQTLPWIHQQLQSKRTEILAIANLDECLDLSPQDLKTLRCIGCQSLIFIPLMKSGKTKGFMGIINFHSIEGWTIETQNWLKLIGELIAIRQTTQETQQALEKSKTRYQNLADNIPGVIYQFMLHPDGSMSLPYISSGCWDLYEISPSQAMIDVHQLFAKVHREDLQGVLNSICDSAEYLSPWTYTWRIITASSQIKWLQANARPEPQVDGSILWDGLIIDITQNKQAETVLRETAQRQQTLARMIGRMRQTLDADTIFSTTTQELRYELNSDRVGIYQFNTDGRGQFVAESLVSGCQSLLYQSIHDPDFDPTILEPENCVLLSLNQEDRVQDTYLRDIQEGVHRDGLSYLCIDDIYQAGFPDCYLQLLERMQVKSYLIVPIFCQTVSTATSSLVSSRLKLWGLLAVYQHFNSRQWQESEINLVVQIGAQLGVALQQVALLTHTQQQSEELCQAKEAADAANRAKSEFLANMSHELRTPLNAILGFTQLMNRDSSLSYEQQEQIKIIHRSGKHLLALINDILEMSKLEADRISLNPTQFDLFQGLDYVQDLLSTKIKSKGLKFEVERDPNLPQWIIADENKFRQILLNCLGHLMTWTEAGTLCWRVKALLPNSEVLMSPSPSDSPPEAIKLEFEIETTVLNQDSLEIKDLFKPFTSVQRSLAFAEAEHLSLPMSQQFLHLMEGTMVMERYSNQGVKLTLVIPVQLGEVQSQDPVSASGKIIGLSPNQPNYRLLVVEDQIAWRSHLTQFLEQMGFQVREAENGQEGLILHRVWKPHLIVMKMWMPIMSGYEAIQRIRLEECPLDDSPEFRNSETEFEEGLPHQTIILAMIPSGSEEDKQLALSVGFDDFLCIPFQEDELLDKISEYLKVEYQYAPEFLSQRLGSLPLSPPTLSSPLVISPALEIMPPEWVEQLYYAAAQCSDRLLLQLIGQIPPEHEAMAQHLSDLVDNFHFDQVMEWAKQPEDSVRKKQ, from the coding sequence ATGAAAGCTGAATATCAAGCTGTTAATATTTTAATCATTGATGATTCTCCGATCAACCTTAAATATTTAGGAAAACTCCTGAGTTTGCAAGGCTACCAAGTTCAACTCGCTAATTCTGGGGAATTGGGATTAAAGGTTGCCAGGGAAACTCTTCCAGATGTCATCATATTGGATATTATGATGCCCGGTTTGGATGGATATGAAGTCTGTCAACGTCTGAAAGTTGATTTGACAACGCAGCATATTCCGGTTATCTTTGTTAGCGTAATTGAAGAGGTTTCTGAAAAAGTAAAAGCGTTTCAAATTGGGGCGGCAGACTATCTAACTAAACCTTTACAAAAAGATGAAATTTTGGCTCGTATTCACCATCAACTAACGATCCAAAGTTTACATCGTCAATTAAAAGCCCAAAATCTGCAACTCCGGGCTGAAATTACAACCCGTCAACAACTGGAAGAAAAATTTACGAAAGCCTTTTTTAATAGTCCGAATCCTATTACTTTAATCACCTATGATGAAGGCTATTTTTTAGATGTTAATCCCAGTTTTCTCAAAACTTTTGGCTATGAAGAATTTGAAGTCATTGGTCAAACGGCGATTGAGTTAAACCTGTGGGTTAATCCTGAAGATGAATCTCAATTAAAACAATATCTGCAACAGGGAAATTCGATTCATAATCAAATGATTCAACAGCGAACCAAAGGGGGTCAAATCAAAACGTTGTTATTATCAGCAGAATTAATTGCATTAGAAGAAAAAATTTGTATTTTATCAATTATTAATGATATTACCGAGCAAGAATTAGCTCAACAAGATCGGCAGGAAGCTGAAGAAGCTTTAAGAAAAAGTGAAAAAAAATATCGGAATTTAGTTGAAACTTCTCAAGATATTATTTGGTCAGCAAATTTAAAAGGGTGTTATACCTTTGTGAATCCAGCCGTTAAAACGATTCTGGAATACGAACCCGAAGAAGTGATGGGTCGTCTTTTTTCCCATTTTGTTCCTCTGACTCAAGTTTCTTATGTTCAAAAGGTATTTCAACCAGTATTAGCAGGTCAAGCTTTAGTCCGACACCACCTGATTAATGTTTCTAAATCAGGAAAATGGGTACATTTGTTAGTGAATGCCTTTCCGGTTTATAATGCTCAAGGAGACGTGATTGGGATAACGGGAACTGCATCGGATATTACAGAACAAAAAACAACGGAACGCGCCTTACAAATGATTGTGGAAGGAACGGCTTCCAAAACAGGTCAAGAGTTTTTTCGTTCCTGCGTTTACTATTTAGCGGAAGTTTTACAAGTTCGTTATGTGGGGGTTTTTAAACTTTTAAAGACTGCTCCCCCTCAACTTGCTAATTTAGCTTTTTGGGATGGGGAAAAATGGAGTGATCGCTTGCTTTATGACTTAATAGGAACCCCCTGTGAGCAGGTGATTAAAATGGCTCAGTCCTGTCATTTTAGCGAAAATGTACAGATTTTATTTCCTGATGATCGAGACTTGACAGAATTACAAGCCCAAAGTTATTGGGGGATTCCTTTATTTAATTCTGATCATGATATTATTGGAATATTAATTGTTATAGATATTCATAATAAACAACTGAATGTTAGTCAAGAATCTATTCTGAAAATTTTTGCTGATCGAGCCGGGGCGGAACTAGAACGACAATTAGCAGAAGAATTATTGGAATATCGATCCCGAATGGATCATCTCCTTAGCCATATTTCTCGGCTGTTTATTAATGAAACCCTAGAAAATACAATTCGTTCTACCCTACAAGAAATTGCTCAGTTTCTCCAGTGTGATTGGACATTTATTTTTAATTGTAATTCTCCCCATGCTCCCTGGAATATTACGGCTCAATGGTGGCTGAATGAACCCCAAAATGGAACCCATTCTAACCCGGTTTTATCGGTGCAAACTTTACCCTGGATTCATCAACAATTACAATCTAAAAGAACCGAAATTTTAGCGATCGCCAATTTAGATGAATGTCTTGATTTATCCCCTCAAGATCTCAAAACTCTGCGTTGTATCGGTTGTCAATCCCTGATTTTTATTCCCTTAATGAAATCTGGAAAAACCAAAGGATTTATGGGGATTATTAATTTCCATTCTATAGAAGGATGGACAATAGAAACCCAAAATTGGCTGAAACTAATTGGAGAATTAATTGCAATTCGTCAAACCACTCAAGAAACCCAACAAGCCTTAGAAAAAAGTAAAACTCGCTATCAAAATTTAGCCGATAATATACCGGGGGTGATTTATCAATTTATGCTGCATCCCGATGGTTCTATGAGTTTACCCTATATTAGTTCTGGGTGTTGGGATTTATATGAGATATCTCCCTCCCAGGCGATGATTGATGTCCATCAATTATTCGCCAAAGTTCATCGAGAAGATTTACAAGGAGTGCTCAATTCAATTTGTGATTCTGCTGAATATTTAAGTCCTTGGACTTATACCTGGCGAATTATCACGGCTTCAAGTCAGATCAAATGGTTACAAGCAAATGCCCGTCCTGAACCTCAAGTTGATGGTAGCATTTTATGGGATGGTTTAATTATTGATATTACTCAAAATAAACAAGCCGAAACCGTACTACGAGAAACAGCCCAACGTCAACAGACCCTAGCCCGAATGATTGGTCGAATGCGCCAAACGTTGGATGCAGATACAATTTTCAGCACCACCACTCAAGAATTACGGTATGAATTAAACAGTGATCGAGTCGGAATTTATCAATTTAATACCGATGGTCGGGGTCAATTTGTAGCAGAATCTTTGGTATCTGGTTGTCAATCTCTCCTGTATCAATCCATTCATGATCCCGATTTTGATCCGACAATTTTGGAACCTGAAAATTGTGTTTTATTAAGTTTAAACCAAGAAGATCGGGTTCAAGATACTTATCTTCGAGATATTCAAGAGGGAGTGCATCGGGATGGTCTGAGCTATTTGTGTATTGATGATATTTATCAAGCTGGATTTCCTGATTGTTATTTGCAATTGTTAGAACGAATGCAGGTAAAATCCTACTTAATTGTTCCGATTTTCTGCCAAACGGTATCAACAGCGACTTCTTCCTTGGTTTCCTCGCGGCTAAAATTGTGGGGACTGTTGGCGGTATATCAACATTTTAATTCCCGTCAATGGCAGGAATCAGAAATTAATTTAGTCGTACAAATTGGTGCCCAATTAGGAGTGGCGTTACAACAAGTGGCGTTATTAACTCATACCCAACAACAGTCGGAAGAATTGTGTCAAGCCAAAGAAGCGGCGGATGCAGCCAACCGAGCTAAAAGTGAATTTTTAGCGAATATGAGTCATGAATTACGCACGCCTCTAAATGCAATTTTAGGCTTTACTCAACTGATGAACCGAGATTCGAGTCTGAGTTATGAGCAACAAGAACAGATCAAGATTATTCATCGAAGTGGAAAACATTTATTAGCTCTAATTAACGATATTCTGGAAATGTCGAAGTTAGAAGCTGACCGAATTAGTCTGAATCCCACCCAGTTTGATTTATTTCAGGGGTTAGATTATGTCCAAGATTTACTGAGTACCAAAATTAAATCGAAAGGCTTAAAATTTGAGGTAGAACGAGATCCAAATCTTCCCCAATGGATTATTGCCGATGAAAATAAATTCAGGCAAATTCTTTTAAATTGTTTAGGACATTTGATGACTTGGACAGAAGCGGGAACGTTATGCTGGCGCGTTAAAGCCCTATTGCCCAATTCGGAGGTTCTCATGTCCCCTTCGCCATCGGATTCTCCGCCAGAAGCCATCAAACTTGAATTTGAAATTGAAACCACCGTGTTGAATCAAGATTCCCTAGAAATTAAAGATTTATTTAAACCTTTTACATCCGTTCAAAGGAGTCTAGCCTTTGCAGAAGCAGAACATTTGAGCTTACCCATGAGTCAACAATTTTTGCATCTGATGGAAGGAACAATGGTGATGGAACGTTACTCCAATCAAGGCGTAAAATTAACTTTAGTGATTCCTGTCCAACTTGGAGAAGTTCAATCTCAAGATCCGGTTTCCGCTTCGGGGAAAATTATCGGTTTATCTCCCAATCAACCGAACTATCGTTTGTTGGTCGTGGAAGATCAAATTGCTTGGCGTTCTCATCTGACTCAGTTTCTGGAACAAATGGGGTTTCAAGTCCGTGAAGCAGAAAATGGTCAGGAAGGTTTAATCCTCCACCGTGTTTGGAAACCCCACTTAATTGTCATGAAGATGTGGATGCCGATTATGAGTGGTTATGAAGCCATTCAAAGAATTCGCCTAGAAGAATGTCCCCTTGACGATTCACCTGAGTTCAGAAACTCTGAAACCGAATTTGAGGAAGGACTTCCCCATCAAACGATTATTCTAGCCATGATCCCATCGGGATCGGAGGAGGATAAACAGTTGGCTTTATCGGTTGGTTTTGATGATTTTTTGTGTATTCCATTTCAAGAGGATGAACTTTTGGACAAAATAAGTGAATATTTAAAGGTGGAATATCAATATGCGCCCGAATTTTTGTCTCAACGGCTAGGATCACTTCCTCTATCCCCCCCTACTCTTTCTTCACCTTTGGTTATTTCCCCTGCATTAGAGATCATGCCACCAGAATGGGTCGAACAACTCTATTATGCGGCGGCTCAATGTAGTGATCGTTTGTTACTTCAGCTAATTGGTCAAATTCCACCTGAACATGAAGCAATGGCTCAACATTTGAGTGATTTAGTGGATAACTTTCACTTTGATCAAGTCATGGAATGGGCGAAACAGCCTGAAGATTCGGTGCGGAAAAAACAATGA
- a CDS encoding VWA domain-containing protein, whose translation MKVSLQAILSDPNFDVSQATSQRQLAISISAFPSQTDADVPLNLCLILDHSGSMSGKPLETVKQAAIELVDRLKPGDRISIIAFDHRAKVLIPNQDIKDLDNIKRKIQALKTSGGTAIDEGLKLGIEELGKGKAERISQAFLLTDGENEHGDNTRCLKLAQLAANYNLTINTLGFGEDWNSDVLEEIADAAGGSLAYIERPEQALDEFSRLFNKMQSVGLTNAYLLLDLMPNVRLAELKPIAQVAPDTIELPVQKEGEKWMVRLGDVMKDVERVVLANLYFGQFSEGKQAIAQVQVRYDDPSLDLQNLYSDPIWVDGNFVSSYQPKADGFVQQQILALAKYRQTQIAETKLQQGDRAGAATMLQTAAKTALQMGDKNAATVLQTSATRLQSGEELSEADKKKTRIVSKTVLK comes from the coding sequence ATGAAAGTCAGTTTGCAAGCGATTCTTAGCGATCCCAACTTCGATGTCTCCCAGGCTACCAGTCAACGTCAGCTTGCGATCTCCATTTCGGCTTTTCCCTCCCAAACTGATGCTGATGTCCCTTTGAATTTGTGCCTGATTTTAGATCATAGCGGTTCCATGAGTGGAAAACCCTTAGAAACTGTCAAACAGGCGGCGATCGAGTTAGTGGATCGATTAAAACCCGGCGATCGCATTTCTATTATAGCGTTTGATCATCGCGCTAAGGTTTTAATTCCTAATCAAGATATTAAAGATTTGGACAATATTAAACGCAAAATTCAAGCGTTAAAAACATCCGGGGGGACAGCCATTGATGAAGGGCTAAAATTAGGCATTGAGGAATTAGGGAAAGGCAAAGCCGAACGAATTTCTCAAGCCTTTTTATTAACCGATGGTGAAAACGAACACGGCGACAATACCCGGTGTTTGAAATTAGCCCAACTTGCTGCCAATTATAACTTAACCATCAATACTTTAGGGTTTGGGGAAGATTGGAACTCGGATGTTTTAGAAGAAATTGCTGATGCGGCGGGGGGAAGTTTAGCTTATATTGAACGTCCTGAACAAGCTTTGGATGAATTTAGCCGTTTATTTAATAAAATGCAGTCCGTGGGGTTAACCAATGCCTATTTACTGTTGGATTTAATGCCCAATGTGCGGTTAGCCGAACTCAAACCGATCGCCCAAGTCGCCCCTGATACGATTGAATTACCTGTTCAAAAAGAAGGAGAAAAATGGATGGTTCGTCTAGGGGATGTGATGAAAGATGTCGAACGGGTGGTCTTAGCCAATTTATATTTTGGTCAATTTTCTGAAGGAAAACAAGCGATCGCCCAAGTGCAAGTTCGTTATGATGATCCTTCTTTAGACTTACAAAATTTATATTCTGATCCGATCTGGGTGGACGGAAATTTTGTGAGTTCCTATCAACCGAAAGCTGATGGATTTGTACAACAACAAATTTTAGCTCTAGCCAAATATCGTCAAACTCAAATTGCAGAAACGAAATTGCAACAAGGCGATCGCGCTGGAGCCGCAACGATGTTACAAACTGCGGCTAAAACCGCTTTACAAATGGGAGATAAAAATGCAGCAACAGTGCTACAAACCAGCGCCACTCGCTTACAATCAGGAGAAGAATTATCGGAAGCTGATAAGAAGAAAACCCGAATTGTCTCTAAAACGGTATTAAAATAA